From the Desulfohalovibrio reitneri genome, one window contains:
- a CDS encoding Crp/Fnr family transcriptional regulator, which produces MSSSTENNEAEACRSPNCEFQQNLDNLRHISIFSSLPLESLKVLAYLAVRETYHAGDLLFHQGESDGQAFSILSGRATLLREHNGVETELNSYEAGDFLGGLCLLGEMRRLFSLRADIEVEALVLTREKFVKTVEQFPDVLPRIMEAVVDEVRKWEKRFFFEHAESCDACVRKVGVSLV; this is translated from the coding sequence ATGAGCTCGTCCACGGAAAACAATGAGGCCGAGGCCTGCCGGAGCCCGAACTGCGAGTTCCAGCAGAATCTCGACAACCTCCGCCACATTTCCATTTTCTCCAGCCTGCCGCTGGAGTCGCTGAAGGTGCTGGCCTATTTAGCGGTGCGGGAAACGTACCACGCAGGAGACCTGCTCTTCCACCAGGGCGAGTCGGACGGCCAGGCCTTCTCGATCCTCTCCGGGCGGGCCACGCTGCTGCGCGAGCATAACGGCGTGGAAACGGAGCTGAATTCCTACGAGGCCGGCGACTTCCTGGGAGGGCTGTGCCTGCTCGGCGAAATGCGCCGCCTCTTTTCGCTGCGCGCGGATATCGAGGTGGAGGCACTGGTGTTGACGCGCGAAAAGTTCGTCAAGACCGTGGAGCAGTTCCCTGACGTCCTGCCGCGCATCATGGAGGCCGTGGTGGACGAGGTGCGCAAGTGGGAAAAACGGTTTTTCTTCGAGCACGCCGAAAGTTGCGACGCCTGCGTGCGCAAGGTCGGCGTGAGCCTGGTATGA
- a CDS encoding ATP-binding protein, with protein MDEFVFTLENRLSELETLRHRLEEFAAMHGLTCSCLFRVNLALDEVVTNIVSYGFEEEGGHLVEVRLRLEGGVLTVEIRDDAPPFDPTTAPMPKLELPPEDRPVGGLGLHLVRNVMDGVEYVRRDGINVLILTKTLSEEGSS; from the coding sequence ATGGACGAGTTCGTCTTCACCCTGGAAAACCGCCTCTCCGAGTTGGAGACGCTCAGGCACAGGCTGGAGGAGTTCGCGGCCATGCACGGCTTGACCTGCTCCTGCCTGTTCCGGGTCAATCTCGCCCTGGACGAGGTGGTGACGAACATCGTCAGCTACGGCTTCGAGGAGGAGGGCGGACACCTCGTCGAGGTGCGCCTGCGTCTGGAGGGGGGCGTCCTCACGGTGGAGATACGGGACGACGCCCCGCCTTTCGATCCCACCACGGCTCCGATGCCCAAGCTGGAGCTGCCCCCGGAGGATCGCCCCGTGGGGGGGCTGGGCCTGCACCTGGTGCGCAACGTGATGGATGGCGTGGAATACGTCCGGCGCGACGGAATCAACGTGCTGATACTGACCAAGACACTCAGCGAGGAAGGGAGTTCGTAA
- a CDS encoding STAS domain-containing protein: protein MQVNESTQGDVAVLAVSGRLDSNTAPEFEKQLMGMIKDGKTRIVLDFGPLEYISSAGLRVLLKATRELKNSDGKLVICSVKDYIQEVFDLSGFSSVFPMATDTEAAMEKFD, encoded by the coding sequence ATGCAGGTCAACGAGTCCACTCAAGGGGACGTGGCCGTCCTGGCCGTCTCGGGCAGGCTGGATTCCAACACGGCCCCGGAGTTCGAAAAGCAGCTCATGGGCATGATAAAGGACGGCAAGACCAGAATCGTGCTGGACTTCGGCCCCCTGGAGTATATCTCCAGCGCCGGGCTGCGGGTGCTGCTCAAGGCCACGCGGGAACTGAAGAACAGCGACGGCAAGCTGGTCATCTGCTCGGTCAAGGACTACATCCAGGAGGTATTCGACCTCTCCGGCTTCTCCAGCGTATTCCCCATGGCGACAGACACCGAGGCGGCCATGGAAAAGTTCGACTAG
- the apgM gene encoding 2,3-bisphosphoglycerate-independent phosphoglycerate mutase, translating to MRLVVLVADGMGDWPVEELGGKTPLAAAETPVMDRLAARGTLGLCRTVPKGMPPGSDVANMALLGFDPSVHHTGRGPIEAAAQGIEAGPDDLIWRMNLVRADNFGPDGIMRDYAGGHISTAEAAPLVRRLAEAAEGLGLEPVPGVQYRHLLVQRGGASTPAANVDARPPHDITDQPIGPDLEEWAKAPEMLRFVERANEIMRGAGVAANAVWPWGQGRPLALPPFAEAFGLRGAVISAVDLVRGLGRACSMEVLEVPGATGLLDTNYQGKVDAALDFLNRGGEFVYLHVEAPDECGHSGVAEDKREAVRRFDKRIVAPLMESLDDTAFLVTCDHLTPLTLRTHHPDPVPFLLWSPGLEGPGAEAFTEDAAAASGLLVEPGHDMLGWALRRLGGRS from the coding sequence ATGCGTTTGGTGGTGCTGGTAGCCGATGGCATGGGCGACTGGCCCGTGGAGGAACTGGGCGGCAAAACCCCGCTGGCAGCGGCGGAAACACCTGTCATGGACCGGCTGGCCGCGCGGGGGACGCTTGGACTGTGCCGCACGGTCCCCAAGGGTATGCCGCCCGGCTCGGACGTGGCCAACATGGCCCTGCTTGGCTTCGACCCGTCCGTCCATCACACCGGGCGCGGCCCTATCGAGGCGGCCGCCCAGGGCATCGAGGCCGGACCGGACGACCTCATCTGGCGCATGAACTTGGTGCGCGCCGACAATTTCGGCCCGGACGGAATCATGCGCGACTACGCCGGAGGGCACATCTCCACCGCGGAGGCCGCGCCACTGGTGCGGCGGCTGGCCGAAGCGGCCGAGGGGCTGGGCCTGGAGCCCGTGCCAGGGGTGCAGTACCGCCACCTGCTGGTGCAGCGTGGGGGAGCCTCCACCCCGGCCGCGAACGTGGATGCCCGGCCTCCCCACGACATCACCGACCAGCCCATCGGCCCGGACCTTGAGGAATGGGCCAAGGCGCCGGAAATGCTCCGGTTCGTCGAACGAGCCAATGAGATCATGCGCGGTGCGGGCGTCGCGGCCAACGCGGTCTGGCCCTGGGGCCAGGGACGTCCCCTGGCGCTGCCCCCCTTCGCCGAGGCCTTCGGTCTGCGCGGGGCGGTCATCTCCGCCGTTGACCTGGTGCGCGGGCTGGGCCGCGCCTGCTCCATGGAGGTGCTGGAGGTGCCGGGCGCCACCGGCCTGCTGGACACCAACTACCAGGGCAAAGTGGACGCGGCCCTGGATTTTCTGAACCGGGGGGGGGAGTTCGTCTATCTGCACGTGGAGGCCCCGGACGAGTGCGGCCACTCCGGCGTGGCCGAGGACAAGCGCGAGGCCGTGCGCCGCTTCGACAAGCGGATCGTCGCGCCGCTGATGGAATCCCTGGACGACACGGCTTTCCTGGTGACCTGCGACCACCTCACCCCGTTGACCCTGCGCACCCACCACCCCGACCCGGTCCCCTTTCTCCTGTGGAGTCCGGGGCTGGAGGGCCCCGGCGCGGAGGCCTTCACCGAGGACGCTGCAGCCGCCTCCGGGCTGCTGGTTGAGCCGGGACACGACATGCTTGGCTGGGCCCTGCGGCGGCTGGGCGGACGGAGCTGA
- a CDS encoding putative bifunctional diguanylate cyclase/phosphodiesterase, giving the protein MSDRVENGAGTASLSRALSRLDAEGLGRRFMEVLDGLPVHVAVLNPKGVVEEANAAWRGFEEPGWNGVPTRPRVGEPFRGVGVRDASGEFWLGEAETGEVLSGGRDCFQAEYCLHLPGGRRWFTMRVERLPEGGAVVCHQEVSRTKELEEQINHNALHDRLTGLPNRALLLDHLSMALKRAKRNPGYSFALIYIDIDRFNMFNESLGHVAGDHLLMAIANRLYGQVRDVDTLSRFGGDEFVLLLDDCCGEEEAIRVAERITEEMARAFRIRRREVYLNLSLGIVVGSGDYNNAGEVLRDADTVLHRAKTRGGNSYELFSAAMRALARKRLRLEMDLRKAVAENSLELHYQPIVSLASGEIKGFEALARWRHEELGMVSPMEFIPVAEETGLIIPLGSWVLRKAAEKLAAMQRNHPGFEGATMSVNISGAQFMRPGFVDEVDHLLRSTGAEPGRLTLELTESVIMSDAERAVEVISQLRDRGLRVVIDDFGTGYSSLSYLQRFPVHSLKVDRSFVLNMDGAFENKEIVKTIIKMAHSLGLEVVAEGVEQHSHMTALANLRCESGQGFLFSKPLAESELDRLVADSATGYTVSPAC; this is encoded by the coding sequence GTGTCCGATCGGGTTGAAAACGGGGCCGGAACGGCCTCTCTTTCCCGAGCGCTCAGCCGCCTGGACGCCGAAGGGCTCGGGAGACGCTTCATGGAGGTGCTGGACGGGTTGCCGGTGCATGTGGCCGTGCTGAACCCGAAGGGCGTCGTCGAGGAGGCGAACGCGGCCTGGCGCGGCTTCGAGGAGCCCGGATGGAACGGTGTTCCCACCCGCCCGAGGGTGGGGGAACCCTTCCGGGGCGTGGGCGTGCGTGACGCCTCGGGCGAATTCTGGCTGGGCGAGGCGGAAACCGGGGAGGTGCTGTCCGGCGGCCGCGACTGCTTCCAGGCCGAGTACTGCCTGCACCTGCCCGGGGGGCGCCGCTGGTTCACCATGCGCGTGGAGCGGCTGCCCGAGGGCGGGGCCGTGGTCTGCCACCAGGAGGTCTCCCGCACCAAGGAACTGGAAGAACAGATCAACCACAACGCTCTGCACGATCGCCTCACTGGCTTGCCCAACCGGGCACTCCTTCTCGACCATCTGTCCATGGCCCTCAAGCGGGCCAAGCGCAATCCCGGCTATTCCTTCGCCCTCATCTACATCGACATCGACCGCTTCAACATGTTCAACGAGAGTCTGGGGCACGTGGCGGGAGACCACCTGCTCATGGCCATCGCCAACCGGCTTTACGGCCAAGTGCGCGACGTGGACACCCTGTCCCGCTTCGGCGGTGACGAATTCGTGCTGCTTCTGGACGACTGCTGCGGCGAGGAGGAGGCCATCCGCGTGGCCGAGCGCATCACCGAGGAGATGGCCCGCGCCTTCCGCATTCGCCGCCGCGAGGTCTATCTCAATCTCTCCCTGGGCATCGTGGTGGGTTCGGGCGACTACAACAACGCCGGCGAGGTGCTGCGCGACGCGGATACTGTGCTGCACCGGGCCAAGACGCGGGGCGGCAACAGCTATGAGTTGTTCTCCGCGGCCATGCGTGCCCTGGCCCGCAAGCGGTTGCGTCTGGAGATGGACCTGCGCAAGGCGGTGGCGGAAAATTCCCTGGAACTGCACTACCAGCCCATCGTTTCCCTGGCCTCGGGGGAAATCAAGGGCTTCGAGGCCCTGGCCCGCTGGCGGCACGAGGAACTTGGCATGGTCTCGCCCATGGAGTTCATCCCAGTGGCCGAGGAGACGGGCCTGATCATCCCCTTGGGAAGCTGGGTGCTGCGCAAAGCGGCGGAGAAGCTGGCCGCCATGCAGCGCAACCATCCCGGCTTCGAGGGCGCCACAATGAGCGTCAATATTTCCGGGGCACAGTTCATGCGGCCCGGCTTCGTGGACGAGGTGGACCACCTGCTGCGCTCCACCGGTGCGGAGCCCGGGAGGCTGACCCTGGAACTGACCGAGAGCGTCATCATGTCCGACGCGGAGCGGGCGGTGGAGGTCATCAGCCAACTTCGTGACCGGGGGCTGCGGGTGGTCATCGACGACTTCGGCACGGGATATTCCTCGCTCTCCTACCTGCAACGCTTCCCGGTGCACAGCCTCAAGGTGGACCGCAGCTTCGTGCTGAACATGGACGGCGCCTTCGAGAACAAGGAGATAGTCAAGACCATCATCAAGATGGCTCATTCCCTGGGACTGGAAGTGGTGGCCGAAGGCGTGGAGCAGCATTCCCACATGACGGCCCTGGCCAACCTCCGTTGCGAGTCCGGCCAGGGGTTCCTCTTTTCAAAACCCCTCGCGGAAAGCGAACTGGACAGGCTGGTGGCGGACAGCGCCACCGGGTACACGGTTTCCCCGGCCTGCTGA
- a CDS encoding cation diffusion facilitator family transporter: MKQSVRKYVYVSLAASLLGLGLKVAAWLLTDSVGLFSDAAETVVNLSAALMALWAVSVAFTPPDKRHPFGHGKAEYFSSGMEGVLVLVASVGIAWAGVARFLDPRPLSSLGLGLGAALTAAAINWGAAKVMLRAAREYDSITLEADAKHLLTDVWTSGGIVAGLTIQHFLPPAFTILDPLMALAMAVNIAFTGAGLLKRSVGGLMDRSLPEEEVDALTEAVNRVAPDASAIHALRTRKSGNRRFAEFHLLLPGSTSVKEAHDVTLRMQECVAEELPRMSLLIHVEPLEEQDGERHGDPNRARKGCREDGD; this comes from the coding sequence GTGAAGCAGTCCGTCCGCAAGTACGTCTACGTCTCATTGGCCGCGTCCCTGCTGGGCCTCGGGCTCAAAGTGGCCGCCTGGCTGCTGACCGATTCCGTGGGGCTGTTTTCCGACGCCGCGGAAACCGTGGTCAATCTCTCCGCCGCGCTCATGGCCTTGTGGGCCGTGAGCGTGGCCTTCACGCCGCCGGACAAGCGGCATCCCTTCGGCCACGGCAAAGCCGAGTATTTCTCCAGCGGCATGGAGGGAGTGCTCGTCCTGGTCGCCTCGGTTGGCATCGCCTGGGCCGGGGTGGCCCGCTTCCTCGATCCGCGCCCGCTGTCCTCGCTGGGGTTGGGCCTGGGCGCCGCCCTGACCGCGGCGGCCATCAACTGGGGAGCCGCCAAGGTCATGCTTCGGGCGGCTAGGGAGTACGATTCCATCACCCTGGAGGCGGACGCCAAGCATCTGCTTACCGACGTCTGGACATCGGGCGGCATCGTGGCCGGATTGACCATCCAGCATTTTCTGCCGCCCGCCTTCACCATTCTCGACCCCCTCATGGCCCTGGCCATGGCCGTGAACATCGCCTTCACCGGCGCTGGCCTGCTCAAACGTTCGGTGGGCGGCCTCATGGACCGCTCCCTGCCGGAGGAGGAGGTCGACGCCTTGACCGAAGCGGTCAACCGCGTGGCTCCGGATGCCAGCGCCATCCACGCCCTGCGTACCCGCAAATCAGGCAACCGCCGTTTCGCGGAGTTCCATCTGCTGTTGCCGGGGAGCACCTCGGTGAAGGAAGCGCACGACGTGACCCTGCGCATGCAGGAGTGCGTGGCCGAGGAGCTGCCGCGAATGAGCCTGCTCATTCATGTGGAGCCGCTGGAGGAGCAGGACGGCGAACGCCACGGTGACCCGAACAGGGCGCGCAAGGGCTGCCGCGAGGATGGGGACTAG
- a CDS encoding response regulator has product MRILIAEDDDDAALYLSRALSRYGTCDRVVTGREAVSLFRDRAEDGAPHALLLMDIMMPIMDGQEALKAIRDVEEELGLVHDKRATAFMTTALDDPDNIWRAHFDGLATGYFAKPIRVDTLLRRLRDLDIIPPAESA; this is encoded by the coding sequence ATGCGAATCCTCATCGCCGAAGACGACGACGACGCCGCCCTCTACCTGTCCAGGGCGCTTTCCAGATACGGAACCTGTGACCGGGTGGTCACGGGCAGGGAAGCTGTGAGCCTCTTTCGCGACCGGGCCGAGGACGGCGCCCCGCACGCCCTCTTGCTCATGGACATCATGATGCCGATCATGGACGGACAGGAGGCCCTCAAGGCCATACGAGATGTCGAGGAAGAACTGGGCCTGGTGCACGACAAGCGGGCCACGGCCTTCATGACCACGGCCCTGGACGACCCGGACAACATCTGGCGGGCCCACTTCGACGGCCTGGCCACCGGCTACTTCGCCAAGCCCATCCGGGTGGACACGCTGCTGCGCCGGCTGCGCGACCTGGACATCATCCCCCCGGCGGAGTCCGCCTAG
- a CDS encoding PDC sensor domain-containing protein has product MAGFPVSRTQRVFEDFLEAYPDYWAMFVFDRTGKVLAGGNAKGTDLTGADRAGRNYVQAIVEGADTFVTPTVLKSKSGGGIHILGAAAAVKDTSGSNMGGVAVFPKWDIFTERFIDPITIGETGYAFVFNSKGRLMAHSRDRDLVLEDLGDLGFVREALEKKDGFVDYLWEGREKIMGVTREERTG; this is encoded by the coding sequence ATGGCGGGCTTTCCCGTAAGCCGCACCCAGCGGGTTTTCGAAGATTTTCTGGAAGCCTACCCCGATTACTGGGCCATGTTCGTTTTCGACCGCACCGGCAAGGTCTTGGCCGGGGGGAACGCCAAGGGCACCGACCTGACCGGGGCGGACCGGGCGGGACGCAACTACGTCCAGGCCATCGTGGAAGGCGCGGACACCTTCGTCACGCCAACTGTGCTCAAGAGCAAGAGCGGCGGGGGCATCCATATCCTCGGCGCGGCCGCGGCGGTCAAGGACACATCCGGCTCAAACATGGGCGGGGTGGCCGTGTTTCCCAAGTGGGACATCTTCACCGAGCGCTTTATTGATCCAATCACCATAGGCGAGACCGGCTACGCCTTCGTTTTCAACTCAAAAGGCAGGCTCATGGCCCACAGCCGCGACCGGGACCTGGTGCTGGAGGATCTCGGCGACCTTGGATTCGTGCGGGAGGCCCTGGAAAAGAAAGACGGTTTCGTGGACTACCTCTGGGAGGGGCGCGAGAAGATCATGGGCGTCACCCGGGAGGAACGCACCGGCTGA
- a CDS encoding HAMP domain-containing protein, whose protein sequence is MAGVLAVLLAAGAIGWISRRMITKPVEQIEDFSRRVAGGDYSTRLEGSFKFELGQLADHLRDMVEAFKRGLGFSRGLQSSLTTACLFMDRHEKLTFVNQEYLDLFGKPGKPEDYQGMTLAELFYGDANKETVAGKAMSRNRSFRDMEMETKAQDGSEVFVRYDVAPCRIWTATSSALSPCSTT, encoded by the coding sequence GTGGCCGGTGTGCTCGCTGTTCTGCTGGCCGCCGGAGCCATCGGCTGGATCAGCCGCCGCATGATCACCAAGCCCGTGGAACAGATCGAGGACTTTTCCCGCAGGGTGGCGGGGGGCGATTACTCCACGCGCCTCGAGGGAAGCTTCAAGTTCGAGCTCGGGCAGCTGGCCGATCATCTGCGAGACATGGTCGAGGCCTTCAAGCGCGGGTTGGGCTTTTCCCGGGGCTTGCAGAGCAGCCTGACCACGGCCTGCCTGTTCATGGACCGCCACGAGAAGCTGACCTTCGTCAACCAGGAGTACCTGGATCTGTTCGGCAAGCCGGGCAAGCCCGAGGACTACCAGGGCATGACTCTGGCGGAGCTGTTCTACGGCGACGCGAACAAGGAAACGGTGGCGGGCAAGGCCATGAGCCGGAACCGCTCCTTCCGCGACATGGAGATGGAAACGAAAGCCCAGGATGGATCCGAGGTCTTCGTGCGCTACGACGTCGCCCCCTGCAGGATCTGGACGGCAACCTCATCGGCGCTTTCGCCATGCTCTACGACCTGA
- a CDS encoding methyl-accepting chemotaxis protein — protein sequence MLYDLTTVKANEKALAEKNEVIAEAAKRVDDVSNQIVSGAEELGRLLQEASEGAENQRGLADSTATAMEDMNATVMEVAKNASGASELAQSAMDKARNGSDVVSQVVSEIKELNTSSKELAREMGELGEQAEGIGQIIDVINDIADQTNLLALNAAIEAARAGDAGRGFAVVADEVRKLAEKTMDSTKQVAEYIQAIQNSAKRNIQATESAIQRIEGAADKADESGKSLEEIVDMVERTADQIQAIAASSEQQSAASEEINRSTDEVNRIAGETAESMNRARQSVEDLERVATELREAMDSIRS from the coding sequence ATGCTCTACGACCTGACCACGGTGAAGGCCAATGAAAAAGCCCTGGCCGAGAAGAACGAGGTCATTGCCGAAGCGGCCAAGCGGGTGGACGATGTCTCCAACCAGATTGTCTCCGGGGCGGAGGAGTTGGGCAGGCTCCTGCAGGAGGCATCGGAAGGTGCCGAGAACCAGCGCGGCCTGGCCGACTCCACGGCCACGGCCATGGAGGATATGAACGCCACGGTCATGGAGGTCGCCAAGAACGCCTCAGGCGCGTCCGAGCTGGCCCAGAGCGCCATGGACAAGGCAAGGAACGGATCGGACGTGGTTTCCCAGGTCGTCTCCGAGATCAAGGAGCTCAACACCAGTTCCAAGGAGCTTGCCCGCGAGATGGGCGAGTTGGGCGAGCAGGCCGAGGGCATCGGCCAGATCATCGACGTCATCAACGACATCGCCGACCAGACCAACCTGCTGGCGCTCAACGCGGCCATCGAGGCGGCCCGCGCGGGGGATGCCGGGCGCGGCTTCGCCGTGGTGGCCGACGAGGTGCGCAAGCTGGCCGAAAAGACCATGGACTCCACCAAGCAGGTGGCGGAGTACATCCAGGCCATCCAGAACAGCGCCAAGCGCAACATCCAGGCCACCGAGTCGGCCATCCAGCGCATCGAGGGCGCGGCGGACAAGGCGGACGAGTCCGGCAAGTCCCTGGAGGAGATCGTGGACATGGTGGAGCGCACGGCCGACCAGATTCAGGCCATCGCCGCCTCTTCGGAACAGCAGTCCGCGGCTTCCGAGGAGATCAACCGCTCCACGGACGAAGTCAACCGCATCGCCGGAGAGACGGCCGAGTCCATGAACCGGGCGCGGCAGTCGGTGGAGGACCTGGAACGAGTGGCCACGGAGTTGCGCGAGGCCATGGACTCCATACGGTCCTGA
- a CDS encoding homoserine dehydrogenase has protein sequence MSEPIVIGLAGYGTVGTGLSRILTDNEEWIRRRIGRDIRVKKVLVRDPEKTRQAPLPPGAELTTKWSDLVEDPDISMVVELMGGLDTAFELVSRALSSGKHVVTANKHLLAERGQELFSLAEEAGRALYYEASCVGGVPVIQTLKESLAANRILKLTGILNGTANFILSRMSTEGMSFDDALAEATDLGYAEADPSFDVDGIDAAHKLVLLTRLAYGRHYPLEKLAVQGIRHVEVADIEFAREFGYRVKLIGQVREVDGGLEAGVFPALVKYTYLLARVGGNYNAVRVEGNACGPIMLHGQGAGDLPTGSAVLADIMAIAKEGSAPNNTGYPECPLPVADILPPDESRSQWYFRFKVRDQVGVMAAITRVMAERGISIAQANQKGAEADEDVSLVIITHQARGADVRAALADIDAMEFINAPTVRYRIL, from the coding sequence GTGAGCGAGCCCATAGTCATCGGGCTGGCCGGCTACGGCACCGTGGGCACCGGCCTGTCCCGCATCCTGACCGACAACGAGGAGTGGATTCGCCGCCGCATCGGCCGGGACATCCGCGTCAAGAAAGTACTGGTGCGCGACCCGGAAAAGACGCGGCAGGCCCCCCTGCCCCCGGGCGCGGAGCTGACCACCAAGTGGTCCGATCTGGTGGAGGACCCGGACATCTCCATGGTGGTGGAGCTCATGGGCGGGCTGGACACCGCCTTCGAGCTGGTCTCCCGCGCGCTGTCCTCGGGCAAACACGTGGTCACGGCCAACAAGCACCTCCTCGCCGAGCGGGGCCAAGAGTTATTCAGCCTGGCCGAGGAAGCGGGCAGGGCCCTCTACTACGAGGCCTCCTGCGTGGGCGGGGTGCCGGTCATCCAGACCCTCAAGGAGTCCCTGGCCGCCAACCGCATCCTCAAGCTCACCGGCATCCTCAACGGCACGGCCAACTTCATCCTCTCCCGCATGTCCACCGAAGGCATGTCCTTTGACGACGCCCTGGCCGAGGCCACCGACCTGGGCTACGCCGAGGCCGATCCCTCCTTCGACGTGGACGGCATCGACGCGGCCCACAAGCTGGTGCTGCTCACCCGGCTGGCCTACGGACGCCACTATCCTTTGGAAAAGCTGGCCGTGCAGGGCATCCGCCACGTGGAGGTGGCGGACATCGAGTTCGCCCGCGAGTTCGGCTACCGGGTCAAGCTCATCGGCCAGGTGCGCGAGGTGGACGGCGGACTGGAGGCCGGGGTCTTTCCGGCGCTGGTCAAGTACACCTACCTGCTGGCCCGCGTGGGCGGCAACTACAACGCCGTGCGCGTGGAGGGCAACGCCTGCGGGCCCATCATGCTGCACGGCCAGGGAGCGGGCGACCTGCCCACCGGCTCGGCCGTGCTGGCCGACATCATGGCCATCGCCAAAGAGGGCAGCGCGCCCAACAACACCGGGTACCCCGAATGCCCCCTCCCGGTGGCGGACATCCTGCCCCCGGACGAATCGCGCAGCCAGTGGTACTTCCGCTTCAAGGTGCGCGACCAGGTGGGGGTCATGGCGGCCATCACCCGCGTCATGGCCGAGCGGGGCATCTCCATCGCCCAGGCCAACCAGAAGGGTGCCGAGGCGGATGAGGACGTTTCCCTGGTCATCATCACCCACCAAGCGCGCGGCGCGGACGTGCGGGCGGCCCTGGCGGACATCGACGCCATGGAGTTCATCAACGCCCCCACGGTGCGCTACCGCATACTCTGA